Proteins from a single region of Polynucleobacter sp. KF022:
- the kdsA gene encoding 3-deoxy-8-phosphooctulonate synthase, with the protein MSTFKLCGYDVGLDRRFFLIAGPCVIESEQSAIDIAGQLKEITSTLKIPFIYKSSFDKANRSSGTSFRGLGMEKGLEILAKVKKQVGVSVLTDVHDISEIADVASVVDVLQTPAFLCRQTDFIGACAQSGKPVNFKKGQFLSPHEMLNVIEKARVAAAEMNLPDQFMVCERGASFGYNNLVSDMRSLAILRESKAPVVFDATHSVQLPGGQGSSSGGQREFVPVLARAAVAVGISGLFMETHPDPAKALSDGPNAVPLDRMKDLLQSLLAIDDVVKSTGTFLEDSFK; encoded by the coding sequence ATGAGCACATTTAAGCTATGCGGGTATGACGTTGGTTTAGATCGTCGCTTCTTTTTAATTGCTGGACCTTGCGTCATTGAGTCCGAGCAGTCTGCGATTGATATTGCCGGCCAGTTAAAAGAAATTACCTCGACCTTAAAAATTCCTTTTATCTATAAATCTTCGTTTGATAAAGCCAACCGTTCGTCGGGCACATCGTTCCGTGGTTTAGGAATGGAAAAGGGATTGGAGATTCTGGCTAAAGTCAAAAAACAAGTCGGTGTATCGGTTCTCACAGATGTACATGACATCAGCGAGATTGCAGATGTAGCTAGCGTTGTGGATGTTTTGCAGACACCCGCTTTTCTTTGCAGACAAACCGATTTCATAGGGGCCTGTGCCCAAAGCGGTAAGCCTGTGAATTTTAAGAAGGGTCAGTTCCTTTCTCCACACGAGATGCTCAATGTGATTGAAAAAGCTCGTGTTGCAGCGGCGGAAATGAATCTTCCGGATCAATTTATGGTTTGTGAGCGCGGCGCTTCCTTTGGTTACAACAATCTTGTTTCTGATATGCGTAGCTTGGCAATTTTGCGTGAGTCCAAGGCACCTGTGGTTTTTGATGCCACTCATTCGGTTCAATTGCCTGGCGGTCAAGGTAGCTCTAGTGGTGGGCAGCGTGAGTTTGTGCCCGTTTTAGCTCGTGCAGCAGTGGCTGTAGGTATCAGCGGCCTCTTCATGGAGACCCATCCCGATCCTGCGAAAGCATTATCTGATGGCCCTAATGCGGTGCCGTTAGACCGCATGAAAGACCTGCTGCAATCATTACTTGCAATTGACGATGTTGTTAAATCAACCGGAACGTTTTTAGAAGATAGCTTTAAGTAA
- a CDS encoding spermidine synthase: MEPVTFSESGGIRYLHFGTELIQGAMRLRDPDEIYLEYNQQMMAWLLFLETKPGMRIAQLGLGTGALTKFQHRYCPAVKTAVVELNPAVIVSARSMFFTPDDDRKLETLQTDAKKFVKDKKYRGQFDAVQVDLYDAICDGPAASSLDFYKGCFDILKGPGVLTVNLFSRHKSFEVNLKNICEAFDNRVLLFPESHDCNVVAIAFKGPRLEAEWKDVSKRAKLILEKTGLPTNKWVSGLSRENARQDSKLSI, from the coding sequence ATGGAACCGGTTACATTTTCTGAAAGTGGTGGCATACGCTATTTGCACTTTGGCACTGAGTTAATTCAAGGGGCAATGCGTTTACGCGACCCCGATGAGATTTATCTTGAGTACAACCAGCAGATGATGGCCTGGTTATTGTTTTTGGAAACCAAGCCTGGGATGCGGATTGCTCAATTAGGTTTAGGTACTGGTGCATTGACCAAATTTCAGCATCGTTATTGCCCAGCCGTGAAGACAGCTGTAGTAGAACTCAATCCTGCAGTAATCGTATCGGCTAGATCCATGTTTTTTACGCCCGATGACGACCGTAAATTAGAAACTCTCCAAACGGATGCGAAAAAGTTTGTTAAGGATAAAAAGTACCGCGGTCAGTTTGATGCTGTTCAGGTGGATTTATATGACGCTATCTGCGATGGTCCTGCTGCGAGTTCTTTAGACTTCTACAAAGGCTGCTTTGATATTCTGAAAGGTCCAGGCGTATTGACCGTGAATTTATTTTCACGTCATAAAAGTTTTGAAGTGAATTTAAAGAACATCTGCGAAGCATTTGATAACAGGGTACTGCTATTTCCTGAGTCTCATGATTGCAACGTTGTTGCCATCGCTTTTAAGGGGCCTAGGCTTGAGGCTGAATGGAAAGACGTCTCTAAAAGAGCAAAATTAATTCTCGAGAAGACTGGATTGCCTACCAATAAGTGGGTTTCTGGCTTAAGCCGCGAGAATGCACGTCAAGATTCAAAACTTTCTATTTAA
- a CDS encoding superinfection immunity protein gives MEKVIITTEDQSTTKLEISNMGFLTSIWLFFDPMRLLFTVLLTLLSLFYFLPFAIAFNKKRANSGAIFALNLFLGWSLVGWVVALVWAMKDEKVL, from the coding sequence TTGGAAAAAGTAATTATAACGACAGAGGATCAATCCACGACAAAACTGGAAATCAGTAATATGGGCTTTCTTACTTCAATTTGGCTATTTTTTGACCCTATGCGCCTTCTATTTACCGTTCTCTTAACCCTCCTTTCCCTCTTTTATTTCCTCCCATTTGCCATCGCTTTTAATAAGAAAAGAGCCAATTCAGGCGCTATCTTTGCCTTAAATCTATTCCTAGGCTGGTCGCTGGTTGGTTGGGTTGTCGCCTTGGTTTGGGCCATGAAGGATGAGAAAGTCCTTTAA
- a CDS encoding CTP synthase: MTKYVFVTGGVVSSLGKGIAAASLAAILESRGLKVTLLKLDPYINVDPGTMSPLQHGEVFVTEDGAETDLDLGHYERFVSAKMRKSNNFTTGQIYESVISKERRGEYLGKTVQVIPHITNEIQAFVERGAKASHDGKADVAICEIGGTVGDIESLPFLEAARQMSLRLPINDCAFVHLTLVPYINSAGELKTKPTQHSVQKLREIGIMPTVLLCRADRPIPEDERAKISLFSNVREEAVISVWDVDTIYKIPEMLHAQGMDELICRQLDLKAKPADLSVWANLVYEMANPQHEVTIGMVGKYVELTESYKSLIEALRHAGIHTHTRVNINYIDSEVIEKDGVDCLKQLDAILVPGGFGKRGTEGKIAAIRYARENNVPYLGICLGMQLAVIEFARHVANLSKANSTEFDQQAEQPVVALITEWLDREGRVEKRTNDSDLGGTMRLGSQRCPVKAGTLAHRIYGSEVNERHRHRYEVNNTYVPQLEQSGLIISARTPNEELPEMMELPASIHPWFFGVQFHPEFTSTPRDGHPLFSAFITAALEHQNVAEKQAA; the protein is encoded by the coding sequence ATGACCAAATACGTTTTTGTCACTGGTGGTGTGGTTTCTTCTTTAGGGAAAGGAATCGCAGCTGCCTCGCTTGCCGCGATTCTCGAATCCCGCGGCCTGAAAGTCACCCTCCTAAAATTAGACCCATATATCAACGTTGACCCGGGCACTATGAGCCCACTCCAACACGGAGAGGTTTTTGTTACTGAGGATGGTGCAGAAACCGACTTGGACTTAGGTCACTACGAGCGCTTCGTATCAGCCAAGATGCGTAAAAGCAATAACTTCACTACTGGACAGATTTATGAATCTGTCATTAGCAAAGAACGTCGTGGTGAATACTTAGGAAAAACAGTTCAAGTCATTCCGCACATTACTAATGAGATTCAAGCATTTGTAGAGCGCGGCGCTAAAGCAAGTCACGATGGCAAAGCAGATGTGGCTATTTGCGAGATTGGCGGGACTGTCGGTGACATTGAATCTCTTCCGTTTTTAGAAGCAGCAAGGCAAATGAGCTTACGCTTGCCGATCAACGACTGCGCCTTTGTTCATTTGACCCTCGTGCCCTATATCAACAGCGCCGGCGAGTTAAAAACTAAACCTACCCAACATTCAGTGCAAAAGTTACGCGAGATTGGCATCATGCCAACCGTATTGCTTTGCCGCGCAGATCGTCCGATCCCCGAAGATGAACGTGCAAAGATTTCTCTCTTCTCTAATGTCCGTGAAGAAGCTGTTATTTCAGTTTGGGATGTGGATACGATATATAAGATTCCTGAAATGCTGCACGCACAGGGCATGGATGAGTTGATATGCAGACAACTTGACCTTAAAGCAAAACCGGCAGATCTTTCTGTATGGGCTAATCTGGTTTACGAAATGGCCAACCCTCAGCATGAAGTGACTATTGGCATGGTCGGTAAATATGTTGAGTTAACTGAATCCTATAAGTCATTAATTGAAGCGTTGCGTCATGCAGGTATTCACACGCATACGCGTGTCAATATCAACTATATTGATTCAGAAGTAATTGAAAAAGATGGTGTAGATTGCTTGAAGCAGCTAGACGCTATTTTGGTTCCTGGCGGCTTTGGTAAGCGCGGTACAGAGGGCAAGATTGCAGCAATTCGTTATGCTCGAGAAAATAATGTGCCATATTTAGGTATTTGTCTTGGAATGCAATTAGCTGTTATTGAATTTGCCCGCCATGTTGCAAATCTCAGTAAGGCGAATAGTACCGAGTTTGATCAACAGGCAGAGCAGCCTGTGGTTGCTCTTATTACAGAGTGGCTAGATAGAGAAGGGCGAGTAGAGAAACGCACAAATGATTCCGACCTAGGCGGCACGATGCGCCTTGGTTCGCAACGTTGCCCTGTTAAAGCAGGCACTTTGGCCCACCGCATTTATGGATCTGAAGTCAATGAGCGTCATCGCCATCGCTACGAAGTAAATAACACCTACGTTCCTCAGCTTGAGCAGTCTGGCCTGATTATTTCTGCCAGAACACCTAATGAAGAATTGCCGGAGATGATGGAATTACCGGCATCTATCCACCCATGGTTCTTTGGTGTTCAGTTTCATCCAGAATTCACTTCCACCCCGCGTGATGGACATCCTTTGTTCTCGGCATTTATTACGGCTGCACTGGAGCATCAAAATGTTGCTGAAAAGCAGGCTGCATAA
- a CDS encoding bifunctional aconitate hydratase 2/2-methylisocitrate dehydratase, which produces MLEAYNAQVAERAALGIPALPLTKDQTAELVKLLINPPAGKEAELLELITNRVPAGVDEAAKVKAEFLDTVAKGTVKSPLITRVKATELLGTMLGGYNIKPLVELLSDAECGAAAAAALKKTLLMFDYFHDVQELAEKGNANAKSVLQSWADAEWFTSRPAVPESMKLTVFKVTGETNTDDLSPAPDAWSRPDIPLHATVMLKNPRPGIEPDETGVRGPMKQIAELQKKGNQIAYVGDVVGTGSSRKSATNSVLWWTGVDIPFVPNKRFGGVCLGTKIAPIFFNTMEDAGALPIELNVSDMNMGDEIELRPYEGKAFKNGKEIASFSLKSPVILDEVRAGGRIPLIVGRGLTAKARAALGLPASTEFRVPVSPPDNKKGFSLAQKMVGRACGLPEGQGVRPDTYCEPHMTTVGSQDTTGPMTRDELKDLACLGFSADLVMQSFCHTSAYPKPVDIRTHHELPAFMTNRGGVSLRPGDGVIHSWLNRLLLPDNCGTGGDSHTRFPIGISFPAGSGLVAFAAATGVMPLDMPESVLVRFKGKMQPGITLRDLVNAIPLYAIKKGLLTVEKQNKKNVFSGRILEIEGLPDLKVEQAFELSDASAERSAAGCAIQLSKEPIIEYMRSNITLMKWMIANGYEDKRTLGRRIKAMEAWIAKPDLLKADANADYAEVIEIDMSEIKEPILACPNDPDDVKFLSEVSGEKIDEVFIGSCMTNIGHFRAAGQVLQGKKDMPTRLWVAPPTKMDQMILTEEGYYGILGATGARMETPGCSLCMGNQAQIRKGSTAVSTSTRNFPNRLGIDTRVYLASAELSAVAALLGRLPTPQEYFEQVESLNAKSGEVYKYMNFDKIKSFSDVADTVTI; this is translated from the coding sequence ATGTTAGAAGCCTATAACGCCCAAGTAGCCGAACGTGCCGCCCTTGGCATCCCCGCCCTTCCTTTAACCAAAGATCAAACCGCTGAATTGGTTAAATTGTTAATTAATCCACCAGCCGGCAAAGAGGCTGAGCTTTTAGAGTTAATTACAAACCGCGTTCCCGCTGGCGTTGACGAAGCGGCAAAAGTAAAAGCTGAGTTTTTAGATACGGTCGCTAAAGGAACAGTCAAATCCCCTTTAATTACACGAGTCAAAGCTACTGAATTGTTGGGTACTATGCTAGGCGGATACAACATTAAACCGCTAGTTGAGTTATTAAGTGATGCTGAATGTGGCGCCGCTGCAGCTGCTGCACTCAAGAAAACTTTATTGATGTTTGACTACTTCCATGACGTTCAAGAGTTGGCGGAAAAAGGCAATGCTAATGCCAAGTCAGTATTGCAAAGCTGGGCTGATGCCGAATGGTTTACTAGCCGTCCAGCCGTTCCAGAAAGCATGAAGCTCACTGTATTTAAAGTAACCGGTGAAACCAATACTGACGATCTATCACCCGCTCCTGATGCGTGGAGTCGTCCCGATATTCCTTTGCATGCAACAGTGATGTTGAAGAACCCACGTCCAGGTATTGAGCCGGATGAAACTGGTGTTCGTGGTCCGATGAAACAAATTGCTGAGTTGCAGAAAAAAGGAAACCAAATTGCTTATGTAGGTGACGTTGTTGGTACTGGCTCATCCCGTAAATCAGCTACCAACTCTGTGTTGTGGTGGACAGGTGTAGATATTCCTTTTGTTCCAAATAAGCGCTTTGGTGGTGTTTGCTTAGGCACAAAAATTGCACCGATCTTCTTCAACACCATGGAAGATGCTGGCGCATTACCGATTGAGCTTAATGTCTCTGATATGAATATGGGCGATGAGATTGAACTCCGCCCTTATGAAGGTAAAGCCTTTAAAAACGGTAAAGAAATTGCTTCTTTCTCACTCAAGTCACCAGTAATTCTGGATGAGGTTCGTGCAGGTGGGCGTATTCCTTTAATCGTAGGTCGTGGTCTAACAGCTAAAGCACGCGCAGCCCTTGGTTTGCCAGCTTCTACTGAATTCCGTGTTCCTGTTAGCCCTCCTGACAACAAAAAAGGTTTCAGCTTGGCTCAGAAGATGGTTGGCCGTGCATGTGGATTACCAGAAGGTCAAGGTGTTCGCCCAGATACATATTGCGAGCCACACATGACTACAGTGGGCTCACAAGATACTACTGGTCCAATGACCCGTGATGAGTTGAAAGACTTGGCTTGCCTAGGATTCTCTGCAGACTTGGTAATGCAATCTTTCTGTCACACATCCGCATATCCAAAACCAGTAGACATTCGTACGCACCATGAGTTACCAGCATTTATGACTAACCGCGGCGGTGTTTCATTGCGTCCAGGTGATGGCGTGATTCACAGCTGGTTAAATCGTTTGCTCTTGCCTGATAATTGCGGTACTGGTGGCGATAGCCATACTCGCTTCCCAATTGGTATCTCCTTCCCTGCCGGCTCAGGACTGGTGGCGTTTGCTGCTGCTACTGGCGTGATGCCTTTAGATATGCCTGAGTCTGTATTGGTTCGCTTCAAAGGAAAAATGCAGCCCGGCATCACATTGCGTGACTTGGTTAATGCGATTCCTTTGTATGCCATTAAAAAAGGCTTGTTAACTGTTGAAAAACAGAATAAGAAGAACGTTTTCTCTGGCCGCATTTTGGAAATCGAGGGCTTGCCTGATCTGAAGGTTGAGCAAGCATTTGAGTTATCTGATGCTTCGGCTGAACGTTCTGCCGCAGGTTGCGCTATTCAACTAAGCAAAGAACCGATCATCGAGTACATGCGCTCTAACATCACATTGATGAAGTGGATGATTGCAAATGGCTACGAAGATAAGCGTACTTTAGGTCGTCGTATTAAAGCAATGGAAGCTTGGATCGCTAAGCCAGATTTACTCAAGGCCGATGCAAATGCAGACTATGCCGAAGTAATTGAAATCGACATGAGCGAAATCAAAGAGCCAATCTTGGCCTGCCCAAATGATCCTGATGATGTGAAATTCTTATCTGAAGTTTCTGGCGAGAAAATTGATGAAGTATTTATCGGCTCTTGTATGACAAACATTGGGCACTTCCGCGCAGCAGGTCAAGTTCTCCAAGGCAAAAAGGATATGCCTACTCGTTTATGGGTAGCTCCTCCTACCAAGATGGACCAAATGATTCTGACCGAAGAAGGATATTACGGCATTCTGGGTGCTACAGGAGCTCGCATGGAAACTCCAGGCTGCTCACTCTGTATGGGTAACCAGGCGCAGATCCGTAAAGGCTCTACTGCAGTCTCTACATCAACACGTAACTTCCCGAATCGTTTGGGTATCGATACTCGCGTGTACCTGGCTTCTGCTGAGCTTTCAGCTGTTGCAGCACTCTTAGGTCGTTTACCAACGCCGCAAGAGTATTTCGAGCAAGTTGAATCCTTGAATGCTAAATCTGGTGAAGTTTATAAATACATGAACTTTGACAAGATCAAATCATTTAGTGATGTTGCTGATACTGTAACTATTTAA
- the purL gene encoding phosphoribosylformylglycinamidine synthase yields the protein MSFFHFLPGADALSPFRQQRLLASLATQGVDLESIEAQYLHFIWSPAELDAKNQEVMASLLTYGQPFHSKINPGKSWFGAGKSEDQCAIVIPRFGTVSPWASKATDIARQCGLDVLRLERGVQFSWKSKKTLTPEQKALVLAAVHDRMTETVIDSTEAANALYQSLEDKPLARIPVMTEGRAALDKANQELGLALSDDEVVYLAESFTRLQRNPSDVELIMFAQANSEHCRHKIFNSSWTIDGDDQERSLFAMIRNTHQLQPEGTIVAYSDNSAVMAGCEAETWIPQGADHRYEKDTRLVHTLMKVETHNHPTAIAPFPGASTGAGGEIRDEGATGVGGRPKAGLTGFSVSNLNIPGTALPWEAEQYGKPERIATPLQIMIEGPLGGAAFNNEFGRPILGGYFRVFEQTLDGTRRGYHKPIMIAGGIGSIDSIHTAKKSIQAGHLLIQLGGPGMRIGMGGATGSSVSTGTNTADLDFDSVQRGNPEMERRAQEVINACRALGENNPIVSIHDVGAGGLSNAFPELADGAGLGAAFKLRSVPLEESGMSPAEIWCNESQERYVLAIDVKDLDLFKSFCERERCPFAVVGEATAERQLTLSDTKQAAGTDAASPIDMPMEVLLGKPPKMHRDVKRVPQEFKELNVTDADLAQSIAWVLQQPTVASKSFLITIGDRTVGGLNARDQFVGPWQVPVADCAVTMMDYKGYRGEAMSMGERTPLAVIDAPAAARMAVGEAITNLLAADITSLQGVKLSANWMAACGAPGEDAKLYDSVKAVGMELCPALGISIPVGKDSLSMSTAWQDGNESKKVVAPVSLIISAFASVQDVRKTLTPLLQLKNQAGSPMETELILIDLGRGQNRMAGSILAQVLDQSGKSAPDVDHPEDLKSLASAIIELRKEGKLLAYHDRSDGGLLACVAEMAFASHCGISMNVDMIAMDAGQEPDYGDAKNWAQQVSGRRHEQTMRALFNEELGAVIQVRKEDRDAVFAVLRKLGLSAYSHVIGKPNTNGRIEIWRDAKNIFAEPREVLQKMWANTSYQIARLRDNPACADSEFALLDNISDPGMSPKLTFDVADDIAAPFIAKNARPKVAILREQGVNSHVEMAYSVNWAGFDSYDVHMSDLLSGKAKLEDFRGLIACGGFSYGDVLGAGEGWAKTILFNQQLRDQFSTFFNRQDSFALGVCNGCQMMSNLSGIIPGAEAWPKFTRNQSEQYEARLVMAEVMSSPSIFTQGMEGSQIPIAIAHGEGYANFSQQGNLEQIQKQGLASFRFVDHQGIPTETYPMNPNGSPGGLTGVTTPDGRFMVMMPHPERVFRAAQMSWCPPDWLNTPDGASPWLRLFRNARNWAK from the coding sequence ATGTCTTTTTTCCACTTTTTGCCTGGCGCAGATGCGCTTTCCCCCTTCCGCCAACAGCGCCTTTTAGCTTCTTTGGCCACCCAAGGGGTTGATCTTGAGTCTATTGAAGCTCAATACCTTCATTTTATTTGGTCTCCAGCGGAGTTGGATGCCAAAAACCAAGAGGTCATGGCCAGTCTATTGACCTATGGTCAACCATTTCATTCAAAAATTAATCCTGGTAAGTCTTGGTTCGGAGCAGGCAAATCAGAAGATCAGTGTGCGATTGTTATTCCTAGATTCGGAACTGTTTCGCCATGGGCAAGTAAGGCAACCGATATTGCTCGTCAATGTGGTTTAGATGTTCTGCGTCTTGAGCGTGGCGTACAGTTTTCTTGGAAGAGCAAAAAGACGCTAACTCCAGAACAAAAAGCATTGGTGCTTGCTGCAGTTCATGACAGGATGACTGAAACAGTCATTGATTCAACAGAAGCAGCAAATGCTTTATACCAATCATTAGAAGATAAGCCATTAGCACGTATACCTGTGATGACTGAAGGTAGGGCGGCGCTTGATAAGGCAAACCAAGAATTAGGTCTTGCTTTATCGGATGATGAGGTGGTTTACCTCGCCGAAAGCTTTACTCGTCTTCAACGTAATCCATCTGATGTTGAGTTGATTATGTTTGCTCAGGCAAACAGCGAACACTGCCGTCATAAGATCTTTAATTCCAGTTGGACAATTGATGGTGACGATCAAGAGCGTTCTTTATTCGCCATGATTCGCAATACGCATCAATTGCAACCAGAAGGAACCATAGTTGCATACTCTGATAATTCAGCCGTGATGGCCGGATGCGAAGCAGAAACTTGGATTCCGCAGGGGGCAGATCATCGCTATGAAAAAGATACGCGTTTAGTTCACACCCTAATGAAGGTAGAAACTCATAACCATCCCACAGCGATTGCACCATTTCCTGGCGCATCTACCGGTGCCGGCGGTGAGATTCGAGATGAGGGCGCAACGGGTGTTGGCGGCCGACCTAAAGCAGGTCTTACTGGCTTCTCCGTATCCAACTTAAATATCCCGGGCACAGCTTTGCCATGGGAAGCTGAGCAATACGGTAAGCCAGAGCGCATCGCCACACCTTTGCAAATCATGATTGAAGGCCCACTAGGCGGAGCTGCATTCAATAATGAGTTTGGTAGGCCGATCTTGGGTGGTTACTTCCGAGTTTTTGAGCAAACTTTAGATGGTACTCGTCGCGGTTATCACAAGCCCATCATGATTGCTGGCGGTATAGGCAGCATTGATTCGATTCACACTGCTAAAAAATCAATACAAGCAGGTCACCTCCTAATTCAACTTGGCGGCCCTGGAATGCGAATTGGTATGGGCGGTGCTACGGGTAGCTCAGTTTCTACTGGTACCAATACTGCGGATCTGGATTTCGATTCAGTACAACGCGGTAACCCAGAGATGGAGCGCAGGGCGCAAGAAGTCATTAATGCTTGCCGTGCGCTTGGCGAGAATAATCCGATCGTCTCTATTCATGACGTTGGTGCAGGTGGTCTTTCCAATGCATTTCCAGAGCTTGCTGATGGTGCCGGGCTAGGGGCTGCTTTTAAGCTTCGTAGTGTGCCGCTAGAAGAAAGCGGCATGAGTCCTGCGGAAATTTGGTGCAACGAATCTCAAGAACGCTATGTTCTAGCAATTGATGTAAAAGATTTAGATTTGTTTAAATCTTTCTGTGAGCGTGAGCGTTGCCCATTCGCAGTTGTTGGGGAAGCTACTGCGGAACGTCAACTGACATTAAGTGATACTAAGCAAGCTGCTGGTACTGATGCAGCATCGCCTATTGATATGCCGATGGAGGTCCTTTTGGGTAAGCCTCCCAAGATGCATCGGGATGTCAAACGGGTCCCACAAGAATTTAAAGAATTAAATGTAACTGATGCGGATTTAGCGCAATCAATAGCTTGGGTTTTGCAACAGCCAACTGTCGCTAGCAAATCATTCTTAATTACGATTGGCGATCGAACTGTGGGCGGTCTAAATGCCCGTGATCAATTTGTTGGACCATGGCAGGTTCCTGTCGCTGACTGTGCAGTCACCATGATGGACTACAAGGGCTATCGTGGTGAAGCGATGTCTATGGGCGAAAGAACCCCATTGGCCGTTATCGATGCACCTGCTGCAGCTCGTATGGCTGTTGGTGAGGCCATTACTAATTTATTGGCTGCAGATATCACCAGTCTTCAAGGCGTAAAACTTTCAGCAAACTGGATGGCTGCCTGTGGAGCGCCCGGTGAAGATGCCAAGCTGTATGACTCTGTGAAAGCGGTTGGTATGGAGTTATGTCCTGCGCTCGGAATTTCTATTCCGGTGGGCAAAGATTCTTTATCTATGTCTACTGCTTGGCAAGACGGTAATGAATCTAAAAAAGTGGTTGCCCCGGTTTCATTAATTATTTCCGCATTTGCATCTGTGCAAGATGTACGTAAGACATTAACACCGCTTCTGCAATTGAAGAATCAAGCAGGATCTCCCATGGAGACTGAGCTCATATTAATTGATTTGGGCCGTGGACAAAATCGCATGGCCGGCAGTATTTTGGCTCAAGTTTTAGATCAATCTGGAAAATCTGCTCCTGATGTCGATCATCCAGAAGATCTCAAATCCTTAGCGTCTGCAATCATTGAACTTCGTAAAGAAGGCAAGCTGTTGGCTTATCACGATCGATCTGATGGCGGATTGTTAGCATGCGTTGCGGAAATGGCATTTGCCTCACATTGCGGCATTTCTATGAACGTAGACATGATTGCCATGGATGCAGGGCAAGAGCCCGACTACGGAGATGCTAAGAACTGGGCTCAACAAGTTTCAGGGCGTCGTCATGAGCAAACTATGCGTGCTTTGTTCAACGAAGAGCTTGGTGCTGTTATTCAAGTCCGAAAAGAAGATCGTGATGCCGTATTTGCAGTGCTCAGGAAGTTAGGTTTGAGTGCTTACAGTCACGTCATTGGTAAGCCAAACACGAATGGCCGTATTGAAATTTGGCGTGATGCAAAGAATATTTTTGCAGAGCCGCGTGAAGTGCTCCAAAAGATGTGGGCTAATACCAGCTATCAAATAGCTCGCTTGCGCGATAACCCAGCTTGTGCTGATAGTGAATTTGCACTCTTAGATAACATCTCTGATCCAGGCATGAGTCCAAAGCTCACGTTTGATGTCGCCGATGACATAGCAGCCCCTTTCATAGCTAAAAATGCTCGCCCCAAAGTTGCTATTTTGCGAGAGCAGGGTGTGAACTCTCATGTAGAAATGGCTTACTCCGTAAACTGGGCTGGCTTTGATAGCTATGACGTCCATATGTCTGACTTGCTCAGCGGCAAGGCCAAGCTCGAAGATTTCAGAGGCTTAATCGCTTGTGGCGGATTTAGTTATGGCGACGTGTTAGGTGCTGGTGAGGGTTGGGCCAAAACCATCCTCTTTAATCAACAGCTGCGTGATCAATTTTCTACATTTTTTAATCGCCAGGACAGCTTTGCATTAGGAGTCTGTAATGGTTGTCAAATGATGAGCAATCTTTCGGGAATCATTCCGGGCGCAGAGGCTTGGCCTAAATTTACCCGCAATCAATCAGAGCAGTACGAAGCGCGTTTGGTTATGGCGGAAGTTATGTCTTCTCCGTCGATCTTTACTCAAGGCATGGAAGGCAGTCAAATTCCGATTGCAATCGCTCACGGTGAAGGCTACGCCAACTTTAGCCAGCAAGGTAATTTAGAGCAGATTCAAAAGCAGGGATTAGCCTCTTTCCGATTTGTAGATCATCAAGGTATTCCTACGGAAACTTATCCAATGAATCCTAATGGATCCCCAGGCGGGTTAACAGGTGTTACTACTCCTGATGGTCGCTTTATGGTGATGATGCCTCATCCAGAGCGCGTATTTAGAGCGGCGCAGATGAGTTGGTGTCCGCCTGACTGGTTGAACACGCCAGACGGCGCTAGCCCTTGGTTGCGTCTATTCCGTAATGCCCGCAATTGGGCGAAATAA